Sequence from the Pirellulales bacterium genome:
CTTAGTCGAGGGCATGCATCCCGACTGGTCCATCGACGACAAACAATTGCTTGTGACCAATGACAATGTCGCTTGGGTTGTTAACATTGACGGGAGCGGCAGTAAAAATGTCGGCTCAGGTGTCGGTCGATTCAACCCAGACGGCAGCGAGATCATTTTTGTTATGTCGAGGAAAACCGACCTAACGATGCTCGACTCCGGAACCGGCACGGAACGCACGTTAAATCTTCCGCTGATGCCGAGACGCGACCTGGTCGCTTGGTCGCCCGACGGGAAATCTCTCGCCATCTTTGGCAATATAAAAGGTCGTACCCGCGAGCCAGACAAACTACTAATCGTCGGTGCGACGGGCGAGATTTCCCGAGTTCGTCTCGATGTAACAAAACCAAGCGGGCTCAGCTATTCCCCCGATGGCAAGCAGCTAGTTTTCAGCACGGACGGTCGCATTCTAGTGGTCGATGTCGACGCGGATACTCCGCCGCGCGTGCTGCAAATGCAGAGTGGGTGGATCGATGCTCCCCACTTTTCCCCCGACGGGAATCGTATCGTGTTCTCGTGCTCTCGCACAAAGTAGATCGAGTCGGCTCGTGGACGACGCCACGATCGTTGCCGATTGGCAAGGCATGCCGGGCAAAGACGAGAATTGCTATTCAGCTATGCGCAGGGCGCCAGTGACCATGCCCCAGTCTAACCGCGATCTGACGGTGCTTTGAATCCAGTTACGATCTATCCACTATTGCGATTCTTGCTAAACGCCCGCCTTTGGAATGAATACAATGAGTCCGTTGTTCAATTCGTGCAGTTGAGCAACGCGACAGAAGGGTGTTGCGAGGCGCTGGCACTCGAGCGGCCATCCGGCTTGCCCAACATTGCATCCCAGACCCTGCTTGCGGTTGTCGATGGTGTGACCCGGGTTGGCCCCGTACGTGTGCCGATGACCTTCGCATTCGCCGGGGCTATCTCCATTCGAAGGAGAATCGAAATGCTCGCCCTAGGTCGGAATCGTTATCGCATTTTGCTCTTTGGCTGGATCGCGCTGGCCGTCACAGCAACGACGCTAGTGCTTGAACCGGTTCGGGCGCAACAAAACAAATCGGAGCTAGACAGGGAGGCGAAGATCACGGCCACCAAGCCGCAGTTGAAGGCCTTCACGCTCGTGCAGCCGTTTGTCGGACAAATCCAAGCGCAGCGGGACGTCAAAGTCCGTGCCCTAGTTCGAGGTCGGCTCGCGGAGATCGCGGTCAAGGAGGGGCAACACGTGAAAGAGGGGGATGTGTTGTTCAAAACCATCATTCCTACTCCCACGCCTTTTCGGACCAACGGGCAGTGGTTCTGGATTATCCCCGTCGAGTATCAGACCAAGGGGCAGCCGATACGAGCCGGATCGAAGTTCGATATATACAAAGCGCCCTTTGATGGCACCGTCGGCCGTCTGCAGCACAAACCGGGCAGCATGGTCGAAGAGGGCGAAATCCTCACGACGTTGTCAGATGATTCCGTGATGCAGGTTTATTTCAAGGTCACAAAGGAACAATTCCTCGATGTCGTGGCCGAGCACATGCGGTCTCTAGACCAACGGCAAGTTGAACTCGTATTGTCGGAGGGCAAAAACTTCGACCAGATCGGCAAGATGGCCAAGATCGAGCACGACTTCAACGACGAGCCGCGAAACTTCACCTTTCGTGCAGACTTTTCCAACCCGGACCGAGTTCTGCGTCACGGTCAGACTTGCACCGTGTTCATCCGCCAAGTACCGCGAGACGTCCTTGTCATCCCGCAGAAGGCTACCTGCGAAGTTCGTCAAAAGCGTTACGTCTACGTGATCGATCAGGACGATGTGGCGCATCAGCGCGAGGTCGTCATCCAATACGAGCTGGGAGACCTTTTCGTCGTTAGGTCGGGTGTTAGTGTCGATGACAAAATCGTGCTCGATGGGATCGGACAAGTGCTTGACGGGGAAAAGGTTGACTACGAAGAGCGTTAATCCAAGATGGTTATCGCCAGCCTGATCACCATTGAGAGGTAATGTTGTGGCTCTCGACCTACGGACACCGAATCGGACCTCTCGGCTTTCGAGTTACATGGTCGTGGCGATTTACGATCGACGGCACGACTAGCGCGCCGTGAAAACTCCTGGGCCGGCCAAGGCGGCAATGCCTAGATCGTATGTCGCAGGGGGCTTGACGACCTGGCTGCGCAGGAATAGCAGATCACCGGCACCATCGGTTGGTGCGAGGAAAACTGGGACGAGCTTAGAACTCCACCTTCTCGCCGTCGCGAACGCGTCGGATTCCGTCGACCACGATCTTATCGTCAACACCGACCCCCGTATTGATGACAAAGATGTCGTCGACCTCATTCTGGATGCCAATCTCGCGCTGATGCGCCACATTGTCTTTGTCGACGACGAACACGTACCGCTTGTTGAGCACCTCGAAAGTCGCCCGTTGAGGGATGACGATAGCGTCTTTCAGTACACGATGGATCAACACCGTGCCTGATTGACCGTGACGCAACAGGCGGTTCGGGTTCGGAAAATCTGCGCGGTAGGGGATGGCTCCGGTCTCGTCGTTGAAGTCGGCCTCGATCGCGCCAAGCTTGCCGACCTGCGAAAACTTTTTACCGTTGGCCAGCACCAGTTCGATTTGTCGATCCTCGTTATGCTGATCCGGATCGGCCATGTCTTCCAAGTAACGGGCTTCGGGGACGTTGAAATAGACCCACATCACGCTGTTGTCGGACATGGTTGTAAGGACGTCCCCCTCCTGCACCAGGCTACCCCCCTGGACGCGTAGCCGGTCGATGATGCCGTCAAACGGCGCTTTCACGGTGGCAAAGTCCAATTCGGCCTTCGCCAGGTCTGCGTTGGCCTGGGCCATATCCAGCTCGACCTTGCGCAGGTCCACCTCATCCTGAGAAACCACTTTGTCGTCGGCCAGCTTCTGGGTGTACTTCAATTGCAGCTGCGCGAGCTTGGCCTCGGCGTTCTTGGCATCTACCTTTTTCTGGTAAAGAATCGGCCTGACATTGAACAGCCGATCGCCCTTCTTCACCGCCTGCCCCTCCTTGAGCGGGACCGACTCGATATAGCCCTTTTCCAAGGCGCGAACTTGGATGTGGCGGTGCGAGTGGATCTTAGCGACGTATTGCTGGCTGACATCGACAGTCTTCGACTGAGGGTTGGCAATTACGACCTTTGGGGACTCGTCGAGTTCCACAACCATGTCGACTTCTTTGCCTTTGCCAAGATCCTGGCGAGTTTCGGCGTGCTGCTCGACCTGCGCCTCGGCGGTTGGTGCGATGGTTTCTGCTTGCCGCGGGCTTGAGGGCCCTTGGGCGACGAGTTGCCAGGGCACCATGGCAATCGCGGCGATCATCGACAGCAGACAGGCGGCAATCGTCACATAGCGCGCGGAAAAGGGTCTTACGCGGGCCATTGTTAGTATCCTCCGTTCGAGGTTGCGATACGATCCCAACACGCCAACAGCCGCATGTCCGGAATTGGATTCCATCGAGAACAGGGCAGATAACTTCACCAGCAGGCGGCCATAGGCGGCCGGATCCGTGGCGCATCGCTGGATCAGCAGCTCGTCGCAGGCTGCTTCTTGGACTTCCGACCAACGTCGAACCATGGCCCAAACCAGCGGGTGAAAGTAAAACAACCAGGTGGCCACGGTGGGCAGCCAATTCCACACCAAGTCGTGGCGTTTGAGATGCGCCAACTCATGTGCGAGCATCATGCGAAGTTCATGGTCAGTGAACGCTGTGTCACTTTTCTCGGGCAGGATGATCGATGGCCGCCAAACGCCGACCAATAGTGGACTTTCAACCTGGGATGAGAATTGCAGCCGAGGCAATCGCCGTATTCCCAAGCGGACGCCTTCCTCTTGGAAAATCCGGAGCAAATGATCCGTCGCGCTGATTCCTTGCCCCTGCACAAGCTGACGAATTGAACGCCACTGTTGCGCGGTTCGCCCGATGCAGTACACAACGCCAAGCAGCCAAACAGGCAGGAGCAGAATGGGCCATGAAACAACGATTCGCGCCGATTCAGGCGCCGGTCCAGGCGCAGGTTCCGGTTGTGGTCGCGGGAGGGAATCGCGCTCCTCAGCCACAACACGAGAAGCCGCCTCCGGCATTGGCATGACCTGCGACACCGTCTGGCCGGCAGGTAGAACGCCCGTGTCTACCGGCAGAAATGCCAACTCGACTGGCGGAATCCAAAACAGAGCCACCAGCAGCTTCAGGCAGGCCAGGCGCCACACCCAGCAAACGACACGCGGCGAAAGAAAAGTACACCAGCGGTGGATCGCACCGGCTGCCGCAATCGCGATGGCCCCCTGCCAGGCGGCCCGCCACAGGCTGGCTCCCCATAGCTCAGCGAATTGGTCCAACATGTGGATCATCGCTCGTCCCTTTATTCACGCGACTCGATGCGTTTGAGCAGTTGTTCCAGCTTGCGAGCTTCTTCGGCGGTCAGCAACGATGATTGGCTGAGATAGGCGAAAAAAGGAGACACCGAACCCCCGAGCGACTCGTCCACGAAATCTGCGACCAGGCGACAAAGAAACTCTGCCTTGGACGCGGTGGGCGTGTATCTGTGCACACCTTTGACTTTGCGGCGCGCCAAATAGCCCTTTGTGCGGAGCCGCTCCATCGTCGTCAGCAGGGTTGTACGCGCGCG
This genomic interval carries:
- a CDS encoding efflux RND transporter periplasmic adaptor subunit, yielding MIHMLDQFAELWGASLWRAAWQGAIAIAAAGAIHRWCTFLSPRVVCWVWRLACLKLLVALFWIPPVELAFLPVDTGVLPAGQTVSQVMPMPEAASRVVAEERDSLPRPQPEPAPGPAPESARIVVSWPILLLPVWLLGVVYCIGRTAQQWRSIRQLVQGQGISATDHLLRIFQEEGVRLGIRRLPRLQFSSQVESPLLVGVWRPSIILPEKSDTAFTDHELRMMLAHELAHLKRHDLVWNWLPTVATWLFYFHPLVWAMVRRWSEVQEAACDELLIQRCATDPAAYGRLLVKLSALFSMESNSGHAAVGVLGSYRNLERRILTMARVRPFSARYVTIAACLLSMIAAIAMVPWQLVAQGPSSPRQAETIAPTAEAQVEQHAETRQDLGKGKEVDMVVELDESPKVVIANPQSKTVDVSQQYVAKIHSHRHIQVRALEKGYIESVPLKEGQAVKKGDRLFNVRPILYQKKVDAKNAEAKLAQLQLKYTQKLADDKVVSQDEVDLRKVELDMAQANADLAKAELDFATVKAPFDGIIDRLRVQGGSLVQEGDVLTTMSDNSVMWVYFNVPEARYLEDMADPDQHNEDRQIELVLANGKKFSQVGKLGAIEADFNDETGAIPYRADFPNPNRLLRHGQSGTVLIHRVLKDAIVIPQRATFEVLNKRYVFVVDKDNVAHQREIGIQNEVDDIFVINTGVGVDDKIVVDGIRRVRDGEKVEF
- a CDS encoding BlaI/MecI/CopY family transcriptional regulator, with translation MTRPKEPLGHLELDVLQYVADHHPITVREVADHFAETSGRARTTLLTTMERLRTKGYLARRKVKGVHRYTPTASKAEFLCRLVADFVDESLGGSVSPFFAYLSQSSLLTAEEARKLEQLLKRIESRE
- a CDS encoding efflux RND transporter periplasmic adaptor subunit, producing the protein MLALGRNRYRILLFGWIALAVTATTLVLEPVRAQQNKSELDREAKITATKPQLKAFTLVQPFVGQIQAQRDVKVRALVRGRLAEIAVKEGQHVKEGDVLFKTIIPTPTPFRTNGQWFWIIPVEYQTKGQPIRAGSKFDIYKAPFDGTVGRLQHKPGSMVEEGEILTTLSDDSVMQVYFKVTKEQFLDVVAEHMRSLDQRQVELVLSEGKNFDQIGKMAKIEHDFNDEPRNFTFRADFSNPDRVLRHGQTCTVFIRQVPRDVLVIPQKATCEVRQKRYVYVIDQDDVAHQREVVIQYELGDLFVVRSGVSVDDKIVLDGIGQVLDGEKVDYEER